A window of Paenibacillus polygoni contains these coding sequences:
- a CDS encoding aldo/keto reductase: MKNMIKQPTVTLPDGTKLPAIGQGTWHIGDDPSKRMEEIAALRLGVELGMKVIDTAEMYGEGLSEELVGEAIHGIRDEVFLVSKVYPHNAGKNRIITSCEQSLRRLKTDHLDLYLLHWRGDIPLAETIQGMQRLVEEGKIDRWGVSNLDKDDMEELIQLDKGNRCMVNQVLYHLGSRGIEVDLLPWQEEHQMPIMAYSPLAQGGSLRKELVQHETVIKVAEKHGISPYQLLLAWTLRSGNVLSLPKSSSEKHVKENAFVYEVMLSAEDLKQLDEAFPAPMNKVPLDIV; this comes from the coding sequence ATGAAGAATATGATTAAACAACCTACCGTTACACTTCCAGATGGAACGAAGCTCCCGGCAATTGGACAAGGAACATGGCATATTGGAGACGACCCAAGCAAAAGAATGGAGGAAATAGCAGCACTCCGGCTGGGTGTAGAACTCGGGATGAAAGTGATTGACACCGCCGAAATGTATGGTGAAGGTTTATCAGAGGAACTGGTAGGTGAAGCGATTCACGGGATCAGAGATGAAGTTTTTCTTGTATCTAAAGTATACCCCCATAATGCAGGAAAAAACCGAATTATTACAAGCTGTGAACAAAGCCTTAGAAGACTAAAAACAGATCACCTGGATCTTTATTTATTACACTGGAGAGGCGACATTCCGCTTGCAGAAACCATCCAAGGAATGCAGCGACTCGTTGAGGAAGGAAAGATTGACCGCTGGGGTGTATCGAACCTGGATAAGGACGACATGGAAGAATTAATACAGCTGGATAAAGGAAATCGATGCATGGTAAATCAGGTGCTGTATCACCTGGGATCGAGAGGAATTGAAGTCGATTTATTACCGTGGCAAGAAGAACATCAGATGCCAATCATGGCTTATTCTCCTTTAGCTCAAGGAGGAAGTCTTAGAAAAGAGTTAGTGCAGCACGAGACGGTGATAAAAGTAGCCGAAAAACACGGAATTAGTCCATATCAATTACTATTAGCCTGGACACTCCGCTCGGGTAATGTCCTTTCGCTGCCTAAATCTTCGAGTGAAAAGCATGTTAAGGAAAATGCATTCGTATATGAAGTAATGTTGTCAGCGGAAGATCTTAAACAACTGGATGAGGCTTTTCCCGCACCTATGAATAAGGTTCCACTTGATATCGTATAA
- a CDS encoding MATE family efflux transporter produces the protein MLDMNTKKFTLWVLAWPIFIELFLQFLLGAVDTLMVSRISDDAVAVVGFSNQLFQAMTVLFTTVASGAGILIAQKLGSHKKLDARVIGIMAFTVTTILGAICSIILIASPQKIAMVLQLPEHLLPLAGIYISIVGGGMILIAMMATMSTVIRNTGNTKGPMYVALGMNVIHVFLNYAFIFGAFGFPQWGLTGVAISTVASRLLAVILLLLMFLRSFEYRIKWRELTVFHRPLFGEILKIGWPLGVNMSCWVFSQLIIYSYIATLGAAELAARTYMNTLESFCFLLGSSIATAAQIQIAHLFGAGRVREAYRSAYRALGIGAIYVVVNALILFVFGRQLLGLFTDDQTIIAIGASLLGMNLILQPGKMLNMALGNSLNAIGDTRFTMYISLGSMWIIATGMSYVLGIHLGFGLIGIYSCMIVDEYLRGILSYVRWRGQKYLRKAEAAKQQKPDGMTVEPAVVI, from the coding sequence ATACTAGATATGAATACCAAAAAATTTACCCTTTGGGTGCTGGCTTGGCCTATTTTTATTGAACTGTTTCTGCAATTTTTGCTGGGAGCCGTAGATACATTAATGGTCAGTCGTATTTCGGATGACGCAGTTGCCGTCGTTGGATTTTCAAATCAACTGTTTCAAGCGATGACAGTTCTGTTCACAACAGTGGCCAGCGGAGCAGGAATACTAATCGCTCAGAAGCTGGGATCGCATAAAAAGCTGGATGCCCGTGTCATTGGAATCATGGCGTTCACGGTAACAACCATCCTTGGAGCGATATGCAGTATAATCCTTATAGCATCTCCGCAAAAAATTGCAATGGTATTACAATTACCGGAGCATCTGCTGCCGCTGGCAGGTATTTATATCTCGATTGTTGGCGGAGGTATGATTCTAATCGCAATGATGGCTACCATGAGCACGGTCATACGGAATACAGGGAATACGAAAGGACCCATGTATGTCGCACTTGGGATGAATGTGATTCATGTGTTTTTGAATTATGCCTTCATTTTTGGAGCGTTTGGATTCCCGCAGTGGGGCCTGACCGGCGTAGCCATTTCTACTGTAGCAAGTCGCTTGCTCGCGGTTATTTTGCTTCTTCTGATGTTCTTACGGTCCTTTGAATACCGGATCAAGTGGCGAGAACTTACCGTATTTCATCGGCCTTTATTCGGTGAAATACTGAAGATTGGATGGCCGCTTGGCGTTAATATGTCTTGCTGGGTGTTCTCTCAGCTTATTATTTACTCTTACATCGCCACACTTGGTGCGGCAGAACTAGCGGCGCGGACCTATATGAACACGCTTGAATCATTCTGCTTTCTGCTTGGGTCATCGATCGCGACGGCAGCGCAGATTCAAATCGCTCATCTCTTCGGAGCTGGCCGAGTTCGGGAAGCTTACCGGAGTGCTTACCGTGCACTGGGGATCGGGGCAATCTATGTAGTTGTAAATGCGCTGATTCTTTTTGTATTTGGAAGACAGCTTCTCGGACTCTTTACGGATGATCAGACGATTATCGCGATTGGTGCATCTTTGCTTGGGATGAACCTCATTCTACAGCCGGGTAAAATGCTGAATATGGCACTTGGTAACTCGCTTAATGCGATCGGTGACACGAGATTCACCATGTATATTTCGCTCGGTTCCATGTGGATCATTGCGACAGGAATGTCATATGTACTTGGAATTCATCTAGGTTTTGGTCTGATCGGCATCTATTCTTGCATGATAGTGGATGAGTACCTAAGAGGGATTTTATCTTATGTGAGGTGGCGGGGACAGAAGTATTTACGAAAAGCAGAAGCGGCAAAGCAGCAAAAACCGGATGGCATGACGGTAGAACCTGCTGTAGTAATTTAA
- a CDS encoding 2-isopropylmalate synthase, with translation MTNRNVLVLDTTLRDGEQVPGAKLNTLQKIEFAQQLKRLHVDMIEAGFPASSQGDFHAVQQIAKKVGDQISITALARAVKSDIDAVYESIKLAQNPFIHIVLGTSNIHLEKKFARSEDAVMQMGVDAVKYAKTLLPEVQYSTEDASRSDYEYLWRTIEAVVKAGATIINVPDTVGYAVPEEFGDLIRRINERLKNLDDKVILSVHCHNDLGMATANTLSAIKNGAQKVECTINGLGERAGNTSLEEVVMGLKVRENFYGCTTRIQTKEILQTSRLLTHLTGLDVQVNKAITGDNAFAHSSGIHQDGLLKDKNVYEIMSPEEVGGEKMELILTARSGRHAFKNAVERMGFSVTNTEEFELLFEKFITLADAKKEVYDHDVFYLVTEHLNKPQSRGHLYELASFQVVTNDQYPTASVELKKGSDVLRGSSIGDGPIDALYSVIKTLTDLDVQLTHYKINSISRGKEAVGRVHLQISCDGKTYTGRAMDTDIIKASAIAYINGINAVILDQMELAENLVEQ, from the coding sequence ATGACAAACCGCAATGTATTGGTACTGGACACGACGCTGAGAGATGGAGAACAAGTTCCTGGAGCGAAACTAAACACCTTGCAGAAAATTGAATTTGCACAACAGCTGAAAAGATTACATGTAGATATGATCGAGGCAGGTTTTCCTGCTTCTTCACAGGGAGATTTTCATGCGGTTCAACAAATTGCAAAAAAAGTAGGAGATCAAATCTCAATAACGGCTCTTGCAAGAGCGGTAAAAAGTGATATTGATGCTGTTTATGAAAGTATTAAGCTCGCACAGAATCCATTCATTCATATCGTGCTTGGAACTTCTAATATTCATCTTGAAAAAAAATTCGCCCGATCAGAGGATGCCGTCATGCAGATGGGGGTAGATGCGGTGAAATATGCGAAGACGCTGCTTCCTGAAGTACAGTATTCGACGGAGGATGCTTCTAGGTCTGATTATGAATATTTGTGGAGAACCATTGAGGCAGTAGTGAAAGCGGGGGCGACCATCATAAACGTTCCAGATACCGTTGGATACGCCGTTCCTGAAGAGTTTGGTGATTTGATAAGAAGAATTAATGAGCGCCTTAAGAATCTAGACGATAAAGTAATACTGAGTGTTCATTGCCATAATGATTTGGGGATGGCGACGGCAAATACGCTGAGTGCCATTAAGAACGGAGCGCAAAAAGTAGAGTGTACCATTAATGGACTCGGTGAGCGTGCCGGGAATACCTCTCTTGAAGAAGTCGTCATGGGACTGAAAGTAAGAGAGAACTTTTACGGCTGTACGACCCGAATTCAAACGAAAGAAATTTTGCAGACTTCCCGGCTATTGACGCATTTAACGGGGCTGGATGTCCAAGTGAATAAGGCGATTACGGGGGATAATGCTTTTGCTCACTCCTCTGGAATCCATCAGGACGGTTTGCTCAAAGATAAAAATGTATATGAGATTATGTCACCTGAAGAAGTGGGCGGAGAAAAAATGGAGCTCATTCTTACGGCAAGATCGGGACGTCATGCATTTAAAAATGCAGTGGAGCGTATGGGGTTCAGCGTTACGAATACCGAAGAATTTGAATTGTTATTTGAAAAATTCATTACCCTGGCCGATGCTAAAAAAGAAGTGTACGACCATGATGTGTTTTATCTGGTGACCGAACATTTAAATAAGCCGCAGTCAAGAGGACATTTATATGAACTGGCATCCTTTCAAGTAGTGACGAATGATCAGTATCCAACAGCCAGTGTAGAACTGAAAAAGGGAAGCGATGTGCTCAGAGGAAGTTCCATCGGTGACGGGCCGATTGATGCGCTGTATAGTGTCATTAAAACGTTAACGGATCTCGATGTTCAGCTGACCCACTACAAAATAAATAGTATATCGAGAGGGAAAGAAGCAGTCGGACGAGTGCATCTGCAGATTTCATGTGATGGAAAGACGTACACAGGGCGTGCGATGGATACGGATATCATTAAGGCTAGTGCGATCGCATATATTAATGGGATTAACGCAGTGATCTTGGATCAGATGGAGCTTGCGGAAAACTTGGTGGAACAGTAA
- a CDS encoding CynX/NimT family MFS transporter, whose product MKSIEKSAVTQRQWRISESFILVVALLLIGANLRAPITSIGPLLGSIKESTGISNTLAGMITTVPLLAFAVLSPFASKLSRRFGMERVIFCALLFIALGAIGRTLFGAGSLFAGTILVGLGIAVCNVLLPSLVKQEFPNKVGVMTGAYTLSMNICGALASGISIPLAVQLGIGWKGALACWVILTVLALATWLPRMRSARLSAATSASNRSQVNMWKSPLAWQITFFMGLQSFIFYNIVSWLPEILMDRGMVADTAGWMLSLTQFSMMPFTFLVPILASRMKSQIPLVYVTFSLYTVGILGLIFGSTAFVPLWVSLIGIAGSFSFGLVMMFFNLRTKTAGEAAELSGMAQSVGYLMAAVGPMMFGYLHDLTASWAIPLFLLFAASILIFICGLGAAKNRFISESNS is encoded by the coding sequence ATGAAATCAATTGAAAAATCCGCAGTAACACAGCGGCAATGGAGAATAAGCGAAAGCTTTATTCTTGTAGTTGCCCTTCTTTTAATAGGAGCAAATTTACGTGCTCCCATTACTTCCATCGGACCATTGCTTGGTTCTATTAAAGAAAGTACAGGGATATCTAACACATTAGCCGGTATGATCACCACTGTACCCTTACTTGCTTTTGCTGTACTTTCCCCATTTGCTTCAAAACTTTCACGCCGATTCGGCATGGAACGGGTTATTTTTTGTGCCTTGTTATTCATTGCGCTTGGGGCCATAGGACGCACCTTATTTGGCGCTGGATCCCTTTTTGCAGGTACGATACTCGTTGGACTTGGCATCGCCGTATGTAATGTTCTCTTACCGAGTCTGGTGAAGCAGGAATTCCCGAATAAAGTAGGAGTTATGACTGGTGCCTATACACTGTCAATGAATATATGCGGTGCTCTCGCTTCAGGAATCAGCATCCCGCTTGCTGTGCAGCTTGGAATCGGCTGGAAAGGTGCTCTTGCTTGCTGGGTCATCCTTACCGTTCTTGCCCTGGCGACCTGGCTGCCTCGGATGAGATCGGCCCGGCTAAGTGCAGCCACCTCAGCTTCTAACCGATCTCAGGTGAACATGTGGAAGTCACCGCTCGCTTGGCAGATCACCTTCTTCATGGGACTGCAATCTTTTATTTTTTATAATATTGTATCCTGGTTGCCAGAGATCCTTATGGACCGGGGAATGGTAGCGGACACGGCCGGATGGATGTTATCCCTCACCCAATTTTCGATGATGCCATTTACTTTTCTGGTTCCGATCTTGGCTAGCCGCATGAAAAGCCAAATTCCACTTGTTTACGTAACTTTCTCGCTGTATACGGTTGGAATTTTAGGACTGATTTTCGGAAGTACCGCTTTCGTTCCTCTCTGGGTTTCCTTGATTGGAATTGCCGGTTCCTTCTCTTTTGGTCTAGTGATGATGTTTTTCAATCTTCGTACAAAAACAGCAGGTGAAGCAGCCGAATTATCAGGTATGGCGCAGTCCGTTGGTTATCTTATGGCAGCTGTCGGTCCTATGATGTTTGGTTACCTGCATGATCTGACTGCAAGCTGGGCGATTCCGCTGTTCTTATTGTTCGCAGCAAGTATCTTAATTTTCATCTGCGGGCTTGGAGCAGCAAAAAACAGATTCATAAGTGAATCAAATTCATAA
- a CDS encoding catalase, protein MNEPFNNENKKTEQLKSFIRDNTGKPLTSNEGIKISDDENSLKAGDRGPTLLEDFLFREKLAHFDRERIPERVVHARGYGAHGIFQVYESQEELTMAHFLQDPSLKTPVFLRFSQVAGSRGANETDRDVRGFATKFYTEEGNFDLVGNNIPIFFIQDSIKFPDLIHAVKPEPDNEIPQGQTAHDTFWDFITSNQESAAMTLWIMSDRTIPRSFRMIEGFGVHTFRLVNKHGKSRFVKFHWKPLLGLHSLLWDEAQKIGGVDPDFHRRDLWENIEAGNYPEWELGIQVIEEEDEYNFTFDILDATKLWPEELVPVRKIGKMTLNRNVDNVFAETEQVALHPGNIVRGIDFTNDPLLQGRLFSYTDTQIYRVGTNFQQLPINRPVCPVHNNQRDGNARYVIDQGKVAYHNNSLANNTPYTVPGTKGGFVTYPSLVHGYKVRATAPSFDDHFSQAKLFWNSMSPVEKHHIIDAYSFELGKVNSIEIRQKLVNMLAHIDRVLATRVGENLTLQPAEVPESTVTESSPALSMMNTRYLTNTLKVGVLVDEGFAGEETREVLEMLIKNGLKPVIISVRNGMIRDDKGDQWVVNASFLTTSPVLYDGLYLVGSENADPYFINRARAFIVESYNHFKPIGSSPLGEKLLQELGIAGKPGVVTNHSANVFSKVFTEAMAKQRFWDRY, encoded by the coding sequence ATGAACGAACCGTTTAACAATGAAAATAAAAAAACAGAGCAATTGAAATCTTTTATACGAGATAATACGGGTAAACCACTCACTTCAAATGAAGGAATTAAGATTTCAGATGATGAAAATTCACTAAAAGCAGGAGACCGCGGACCTACCCTGCTTGAAGATTTTTTATTTCGGGAGAAGCTTGCTCATTTTGACCGTGAGCGAATTCCCGAACGTGTGGTCCATGCCCGGGGATACGGAGCACATGGTATTTTTCAGGTATATGAATCTCAAGAGGAATTAACAATGGCTCATTTTCTGCAAGATCCCAGCTTGAAAACACCTGTTTTTCTAAGGTTTTCACAAGTTGCAGGATCGAGAGGAGCGAATGAAACTGACCGGGATGTACGCGGTTTTGCAACTAAATTTTACACGGAAGAAGGAAATTTTGATCTGGTAGGCAATAATATTCCGATCTTTTTTATTCAGGATAGTATTAAATTTCCGGATCTGATCCATGCCGTAAAGCCAGAACCGGATAATGAGATACCGCAAGGGCAGACAGCACATGATACATTTTGGGATTTTATTACTTCAAATCAAGAGTCGGCAGCGATGACCCTCTGGATTATGTCGGATCGAACGATCCCTCGCAGTTTCCGCATGATCGAAGGGTTTGGAGTACATACGTTTCGGCTCGTTAATAAACATGGAAAATCACGATTTGTGAAATTTCACTGGAAACCGCTGCTGGGTCTTCATTCTCTCCTATGGGATGAGGCTCAAAAGATTGGGGGTGTTGACCCTGACTTCCATCGCAGAGACTTGTGGGAGAATATTGAAGCAGGCAACTATCCAGAATGGGAACTAGGCATTCAGGTCATTGAAGAAGAGGATGAGTATAATTTTACCTTTGATATCCTTGACGCTACAAAATTGTGGCCTGAGGAGCTCGTTCCGGTACGTAAAATCGGGAAGATGACACTTAATCGAAATGTAGATAATGTTTTTGCAGAAACAGAGCAGGTTGCTTTACACCCAGGAAATATCGTCCGCGGAATTGATTTTACGAACGACCCGTTATTACAAGGCAGATTGTTCTCCTACACAGATACACAAATTTACCGGGTTGGGACGAATTTTCAGCAACTTCCGATTAATAGACCGGTTTGTCCCGTTCATAATAACCAAAGAGACGGTAATGCCAGGTATGTAATCGACCAAGGGAAAGTAGCCTATCATAACAATTCACTAGCGAATAATACACCCTATACGGTCCCTGGAACAAAAGGCGGATTTGTAACTTACCCATCATTAGTACACGGATATAAAGTGAGAGCTACAGCCCCTAGTTTTGATGATCATTTCTCACAAGCTAAATTGTTTTGGAACAGTATGAGTCCCGTAGAAAAACACCACATTATTGACGCTTACTCTTTTGAACTTGGAAAAGTGAACTCGATCGAAATTCGGCAAAAACTGGTGAACATGCTTGCTCATATTGATCGGGTACTGGCTACACGCGTGGGGGAGAATTTAACTTTACAACCGGCAGAAGTTCCCGAATCTACAGTGACTGAATCGAGCCCCGCACTGAGTATGATGAACACCCGTTATCTTACGAATACCTTAAAAGTAGGTGTGCTCGTTGATGAAGGATTTGCAGGTGAAGAAACAAGAGAAGTATTAGAAATGTTAATTAAAAATGGATTGAAACCTGTGATCATCAGTGTTAGAAATGGCATGATTCGTGATGATAAGGGAGACCAGTGGGTAGTCAATGCGAGTTTTTTAACGACATCTCCTGTACTCTATGATGGTCTTTATCTAGTAGGAAGTGAGAATGCTGATCCGTATTTTATTAACCGGGCGAGGGCATTTATTGTGGAATCTTATAATCATTTTAAACCCATTGGAAGTTCACCCCTAGGCGAGAAGTTGCTCCAGGAACTCGGCATCGCCGGTAAACCAGGCGTAGTTACTAACCATTCAGCAAATGTTTTCTCAAAAGTATTTACCGAAGCCATGGCAAAACAGCGCTTCTGGGATCGTTACTAA
- a CDS encoding AraC family transcriptional regulator, translating into MTTLHFTVPPLPEYIISGLCEAPYAGKQPNRKNFGIFDLLVVVSGQLDVIENGVPYQVESGMYLILRPDAHHYGTKDCSADTTYYWLHFKTSGEWGIDKSLMFQREDAIELQFMIPNYFTIEVPQFGRLTQMQRTIELLYTLTGLVQNGHQTRALWNQQVLFQELIQLLAATGVHPSASPSLACAEKAASYLRSHYRDEFKAHTMGLNINFHPVYIARCMQKEYGCSPVEYLQRYRIEQAKLLLMQTDYSISRVAEEVGFNQAAYFTSCFTKQENISPRRYRQQFFMD; encoded by the coding sequence ATGACAACTTTACATTTTACGGTCCCGCCTCTTCCTGAGTACATCATAAGCGGACTGTGTGAGGCACCTTATGCAGGCAAACAGCCTAATCGAAAGAATTTCGGCATTTTTGATCTGCTTGTTGTCGTCAGCGGTCAACTTGATGTGATCGAGAACGGCGTACCGTACCAAGTTGAATCTGGGATGTACCTTATTCTACGGCCGGATGCTCATCATTATGGGACGAAGGATTGTTCTGCAGATACAACCTACTACTGGCTGCATTTTAAGACGAGCGGAGAATGGGGTATCGACAAGTCACTGATGTTTCAAAGGGAGGATGCAATTGAGCTGCAGTTTATGATCCCCAACTATTTTACGATTGAAGTCCCTCAGTTCGGTCGCCTGACACAAATGCAGCGCACGATCGAATTATTATATACGCTCACAGGACTTGTACAAAATGGACATCAGACAAGAGCGCTGTGGAATCAGCAAGTTCTTTTTCAAGAACTCATTCAGCTGCTTGCCGCAACAGGCGTACATCCTTCCGCTTCCCCTTCCTTAGCCTGTGCTGAGAAAGCAGCCAGTTATTTACGTTCACACTACCGAGATGAATTCAAAGCGCATACCATGGGTCTGAACATTAATTTTCATCCCGTATATATTGCTCGCTGTATGCAAAAAGAATATGGCTGTTCTCCAGTAGAGTACTTACAGCGGTACCGAATAGAACAAGCCAAGCTTCTGCTTATGCAAACCGATTATAGTATCAGCCGTGTTGCAGAAGAAGTCGGATTTAATCAAGCTGCTTATTTCACTTCTTGCTTTACCAAGCAGGAGAACATCTCTCCGCGGAGATATCGCCAGCAGTTTTTTATGGATTAA
- a CDS encoding LptM family lipoprotein, giving the protein MRKKMKKRTAVLITILVLTLAACGQNGASGPSTEPGTDQENNRPTEPEVIVKEASGTFTGLADSHTIEVILENGEPQAYQFGESLMEEISILQENDIVSLKYEEKPIEGEDTLKQRVLIEIVKTGTSGGAVPNEDADNAESRPDTQELTLTLEGMTEQKEARIISAADGYSFYVFDIFTFNPETGLLTMDVDPNYAVQIEKLPADLQLQEQEEKGTRVLAEYGEVEVVSEEERPEAMKDARLFLTAKEEKNGTVHQYIMKEQDGNNLAFTITIPAGEPSEGFVPHVYASLNTVELEHE; this is encoded by the coding sequence ATGAGAAAAAAGATGAAAAAGCGGACCGCTGTGCTCATTACCATCTTGGTACTTACACTGGCTGCTTGCGGGCAGAATGGAGCAAGCGGACCATCAACAGAGCCTGGCACCGATCAGGAAAACAATCGACCAACTGAACCAGAAGTGATCGTGAAGGAAGCCAGCGGAACATTTACAGGACTCGCTGATTCACATACCATTGAAGTCATTCTTGAAAACGGGGAACCGCAAGCTTATCAATTTGGCGAATCGCTGATGGAAGAGATCTCTATTCTTCAGGAGAATGATATCGTATCTTTAAAATATGAAGAGAAGCCGATTGAAGGAGAAGATACCTTGAAGCAGCGGGTACTTATCGAGATAGTTAAAACAGGGACAAGCGGTGGTGCTGTGCCTAACGAAGATGCTGACAATGCTGAAAGTAGACCCGATACACAAGAGCTGACACTTACGTTAGAAGGGATGACTGAACAAAAAGAAGCAAGAATCATCTCGGCTGCCGACGGTTATTCCTTTTATGTTTTTGATATTTTCACATTCAATCCGGAAACAGGGCTGCTCACAATGGACGTTGATCCGAATTATGCAGTCCAGATCGAGAAACTGCCTGCTGATCTACAGCTTCAGGAACAGGAGGAGAAAGGAACGCGAGTCCTTGCTGAGTATGGAGAAGTAGAGGTCGTATCTGAAGAGGAGAGACCTGAAGCAATGAAGGATGCCAGGCTCTTTCTAACTGCCAAGGAAGAGAAGAACGGAACAGTACATCAGTATATTATGAAGGAACAAGACGGTAATAATTTAGCTTTTACCATCACCATCCCTGCAGGTGAACCATCGGAAGGTTTTGTACCGCATGTTTATGCAAGTTTAAATACGGTTGAACTAGAACATGAATGA
- a CDS encoding FadR/GntR family transcriptional regulator — MSLRKITKRSLTEQIVDQLEQLIETGEWPLGSKIPPEPELMGQLEVSRNTLREAIKALTHAGLLKTRQGDGTYVSASSSLGPVLQKRVNRTDYIQSLEVRHALEREAAYLAANNRTDSDIEQIRLCFECQNEAIQNGQYEDFADWDVAFHKAIVAASKNGLLMDLYEHITDALKEMVTKITAKTGDAYYSKDTHEQLLNAIVEQDQVRAVDAVHHYIEESKQHFIQFGGSMNEIN; from the coding sequence ATGAGTTTACGTAAAATAACGAAGCGTTCGCTGACAGAACAGATTGTAGACCAATTGGAACAATTAATTGAAACAGGAGAATGGCCTCTCGGATCAAAGATTCCCCCTGAACCCGAACTGATGGGTCAATTAGAAGTTAGCCGAAATACGCTTAGAGAAGCGATTAAGGCCTTAACCCATGCGGGACTTTTGAAAACGAGGCAAGGCGATGGAACCTATGTTTCTGCATCTAGTTCCCTTGGACCCGTATTACAGAAAAGAGTGAACAGAACGGATTATATACAATCTCTCGAAGTACGCCACGCTTTGGAGCGAGAAGCGGCCTATCTCGCAGCGAATAACCGAACCGACTCCGACATAGAACAAATCAGGCTATGTTTTGAGTGTCAGAATGAAGCGATACAGAATGGACAGTATGAAGATTTTGCGGATTGGGATGTAGCGTTTCATAAGGCGATTGTTGCAGCAAGCAAGAATGGTCTTCTAATGGACCTCTATGAACATATTACGGATGCCCTCAAAGAGATGGTAACCAAGATAACCGCTAAGACAGGCGACGCCTACTACAGTAAAGACACGCATGAACAACTGTTAAACGCAATTGTAGAACAAGATCAGGTACGAGCAGTAGATGCTGTCCATCATTACATCGAAGAATCTAAACAACATTTTATACAATTTGGAGGCAGCATGAATGAAATCAATTGA
- a CDS encoding NupC/NupG family nucleoside CNT transporter — translation MSVFIGIVGILLLLGVCYLLSNDKKNINFRAIIVLILVQLAVTIVMFKTTFGNMIVEAISNGVSHVLTYGHEGISFILGDLVPADGSIFFFNVLLLIIFTSTLLSILTYIRILPMAIKYIGGALAKITGLSKVLTFNSVNSIFFGQSEAFLAIKSHLDKMNRNKLFVVSTVAMASVSASIMGSYMTMIPPQYVLVAMLLNALSGLIITTFMAPTKEAEEEVINIKDASNSKSLFEAISAGALDGGRIALIVAAMLVAYVGLIALVDGLLVAVIGLSFTQLLGYIFSPIAFIMGVPSNEITTAGAIMGTKLATNEFVAMLEFQPLIPGLSAKTVAIVSSFLVSFANFSSIGIISGSIQALNGEKAKIVATFGLKMLLAATFVSILTATVVGLFV, via the coding sequence ATGTCAGTTTTCATTGGTATCGTCGGAATACTCTTGTTGCTTGGTGTATGTTATTTACTGAGCAACGATAAAAAGAATATCAATTTCAGGGCCATTATTGTCCTGATTTTAGTTCAATTGGCAGTAACCATAGTCATGTTCAAAACGACATTTGGTAATATGATTGTAGAAGCAATTTCTAATGGAGTTTCCCACGTACTTACCTATGGACATGAAGGAATTAGTTTTATTCTGGGTGATCTGGTTCCGGCAGATGGCAGCATCTTTTTCTTTAATGTTCTTTTGCTGATTATTTTCACGTCCACGCTGCTTTCCATTCTTACCTATATTCGAATATTGCCAATGGCAATCAAGTACATAGGTGGTGCTTTGGCTAAAATTACTGGATTATCGAAAGTACTCACTTTTAACAGTGTGAATAGTATTTTCTTTGGCCAGTCAGAGGCATTTCTTGCGATTAAATCCCATCTCGATAAGATGAATCGGAATAAGTTGTTTGTTGTATCGACTGTTGCGATGGCAAGTGTCTCTGCCTCGATCATGGGGTCTTATATGACGATGATTCCTCCACAGTATGTACTTGTCGCGATGCTGCTTAATGCACTATCGGGACTCATTATTACGACCTTCATGGCACCGACGAAGGAAGCAGAAGAAGAAGTCATTAATATTAAAGATGCCTCAAATTCTAAATCTTTATTTGAAGCAATATCAGCCGGAGCGCTCGATGGAGGAAGGATAGCACTGATCGTAGCAGCTATGTTGGTTGCATATGTAGGTCTTATCGCACTCGTTGACGGCTTATTAGTAGCTGTGATCGGACTTTCATTCACTCAGCTTTTAGGCTATATATTTAGCCCGATCGCTTTTATTATGGGGGTTCCATCGAATGAAATAACAACAGCAGGTGCGATTATGGGGACAAAGCTCGCAACGAACGAATTTGTAGCCATGTTGGAGTTTCAACCTTTGATTCCGGGGCTATCCGCAAAAACGGTAGCGATCGTGTCTTCGTTCCTGGTTTCTTTCGCTAACTTTAGTTCTATTGGGATCATCTCGGGTTCCATCCAGGCGCTAAATGGGGAAAAAGCAAAGATAGTCGCTACTTTTGGACTTAAAATGCTGCTCGCAGCTACCTTTGTTTCGATCCTGACGGCTACGGTTGTTGGATTGTTCGTTTAA